In a genomic window of Streptomyces roseoviridis:
- a CDS encoding GNAT family N-acetyltransferase has product MTPTQNARRAHHWRHDLIELAALFTAVVVADTVAKSIAKGPDGPYLLVFSAIALVATAAFHTWWARRHSHAPPADDPGGSGGSPLPPAVVPGADPTPVGDTAGTALWRMRTTVRDTPGSLAALCTVLARHGVDILTLQTHPLADGTVDEFLLRAPAGLQTATLTRAVAAAGGTDTWTERADAHDLVDTPTRVLGLATRTALDAAELPLALRQLLGRCTIHSVPPLSLTGRPTGEHAPVEGVLEDTVMRLRDPGGGTIVVERPYLPFTPTEFARARALVELDARLGPRVPRSRDVLTLPEGNEITVRRADQRDLPAARAMHDRCSARTLGLRYHGPVGDADRYLDHLLSPRYGRTLAVQTASGRVVALGHLLWDGDETEVALLVEDDWQRRGIGSELLGRLVALAEEAGCDSVYAVTQSSNTGMVAAMRALNLPLDYQIEEGTLVITARLTGRPATSGTAGRETALPHDTAPVPQTAPRAATPARPAPGAGPGRAPH; this is encoded by the coding sequence ATGACGCCCACGCAGAACGCCCGCCGCGCCCACCACTGGCGGCACGACCTGATCGAGCTCGCCGCCCTGTTCACGGCCGTGGTGGTGGCCGACACGGTCGCCAAGAGCATCGCCAAGGGGCCCGACGGCCCCTACCTGCTGGTGTTCTCGGCGATCGCCCTGGTGGCCACCGCCGCCTTCCACACCTGGTGGGCCCGGAGGCACAGTCATGCGCCGCCCGCCGACGATCCCGGCGGCAGCGGGGGCTCCCCGCTGCCGCCGGCCGTCGTTCCCGGCGCGGACCCCACCCCCGTGGGGGACACCGCCGGGACGGCCCTGTGGCGGATGCGGACCACGGTCCGCGACACCCCGGGCAGCCTGGCCGCGCTGTGCACCGTGCTCGCCCGCCACGGCGTCGACATCCTGACCCTGCAGACCCATCCGCTCGCCGACGGCACGGTCGACGAGTTCCTGCTGCGCGCCCCCGCCGGACTGCAGACCGCCACGCTCACCCGCGCCGTCGCCGCGGCCGGCGGCACCGACACCTGGACCGAACGGGCCGACGCCCACGACCTCGTCGACACCCCGACCCGGGTCCTGGGACTCGCCACCCGTACCGCGCTCGACGCGGCCGAACTGCCCCTCGCCCTGCGCCAGCTGCTCGGCCGGTGCACCATCCACTCCGTGCCGCCGCTCTCCCTGACCGGCCGCCCCACCGGCGAACACGCGCCGGTGGAGGGCGTCCTGGAGGACACGGTGATGCGGCTGCGCGACCCGGGCGGCGGCACGATCGTCGTGGAGCGGCCGTATCTTCCGTTCACGCCGACCGAGTTCGCCCGGGCCCGCGCGCTGGTCGAGCTCGACGCCCGCCTCGGCCCGCGCGTCCCGCGCAGCCGGGACGTGCTCACCCTGCCCGAAGGCAACGAGATCACCGTGCGCCGCGCCGACCAGCGCGACCTGCCCGCCGCGCGCGCCATGCACGACCGCTGCTCGGCACGCACCCTGGGGCTGCGCTACCACGGTCCTGTCGGCGACGCCGACCGCTATCTCGACCATCTCCTCAGCCCCCGCTACGGCCGCACCCTCGCCGTGCAGACGGCCTCCGGGCGGGTCGTCGCCCTCGGCCACCTGCTGTGGGACGGCGACGAGACCGAGGTCGCCCTCCTGGTGGAGGACGACTGGCAGCGGCGCGGCATCGGCTCCGAGCTCCTCGGCCGGCTGGTGGCGCTGGCCGAGGAGGCCGGCTGCGACAGCGTCTACGCGGTGACCCAGTCGTCCAACACCGGCATGGTGGCGGCCATGCGGGCGCTGAACCTGCCCCTCGACTACCAGATCGAGGAAGGCACCCTGGTCATCACCGCCCGCCTCACCGGCCGGCCGGCCACGAGCGGGACCGCGGGACGGGAGACGGCCCTCCCGCACGACACCGCCCCGGTGCCGCAGACGGCGCCCCGGGCCGCTACGCCCGCGCGGCCGGCTCCCGGCGCGGGGCCTGGACGGGCCCCGCACTGA
- a CDS encoding trans-sulfuration enzyme family protein, whose protein sequence is MDTSMDAFASDASAAPTRALATEAVHAGRDDLAELGLHAPPLDLSTTYPSYDTRAEAARIDEFAATGARPDGPPVYARLDNPTTGRFETALARLEGTDSAVAFASGMAALSAVLLSRASLGLRHVVAVRPLYGCSDHLLNAGLLGTEVTWTDPAGVADAIRPDTGLVMVETPANPTLAEVDVRALAHACGSVPLLVDNTFATPVLQRPAELGARIVLHSATKYLGGHGDVMGGVVACDEEFARGLRQVRFATGGVLHPLAGYLLLRGLSTLPVRVRAASATAAELVRRLTVDPRIARVHYPRIGGAMVAFEVYGDPHDVIAGVRLITPAVSLGSVDTLIQHPASISHRIVDASDRRSGGISDRLLRMSVGLEDVEDLWRDLTQALSAGPVQAPRREPAARA, encoded by the coding sequence ATGGACACCTCCATGGACGCCTTCGCCTCCGACGCCTCCGCCGCCCCCACCCGGGCGCTGGCCACCGAAGCCGTGCACGCCGGCCGTGACGATCTCGCCGAGCTGGGCCTGCACGCCCCGCCGCTCGACCTGTCCACCACCTACCCCTCGTACGACACCCGGGCGGAGGCCGCCCGGATCGACGAGTTCGCCGCGACCGGGGCCCGGCCGGACGGCCCGCCGGTCTACGCCCGCCTCGACAACCCCACCACCGGGCGCTTCGAGACGGCCCTGGCCCGTCTGGAGGGCACCGACTCCGCGGTCGCCTTCGCCAGCGGCATGGCCGCCCTCAGCGCCGTCCTGCTCAGCCGGGCGAGCCTGGGCCTGCGCCATGTGGTGGCGGTCAGGCCGCTGTACGGCTGCAGCGACCACCTGCTGAACGCCGGGCTGCTGGGCACCGAGGTCACCTGGACGGACCCGGCCGGTGTCGCCGACGCGATCCGCCCCGACACCGGCCTCGTCATGGTGGAGACGCCCGCGAACCCCACCCTCGCCGAGGTCGACGTCCGGGCCCTCGCCCACGCCTGCGGCTCGGTGCCGCTGCTCGTCGACAACACCTTCGCCACCCCCGTGCTCCAGCGCCCGGCCGAGCTGGGCGCGCGGATCGTGCTGCACAGCGCGACCAAGTACCTCGGCGGTCACGGCGACGTGATGGGCGGGGTCGTCGCCTGTGACGAGGAGTTCGCCCGCGGGCTGCGCCAGGTGCGGTTCGCGACCGGCGGCGTGCTGCACCCGCTCGCCGGCTACCTGCTGCTGCGCGGCCTCTCGACGCTGCCGGTACGGGTGCGGGCGGCCTCGGCGACCGCGGCCGAACTGGTCCGCCGCCTCACCGTCGACCCGCGGATCGCGCGCGTGCACTACCCGCGGATCGGAGGGGCGATGGTCGCCTTCGAGGTGTACGGGGACCCGCACGACGTGATCGCCGGGGTACGGCTCATCACGCCGGCGGTCAGCCTCGGCAGCGTCGACACCCTCATCCAGCACCCGGCCTCGATCAGCCACCGCATCGTGGACGCCTCGGACCGGCGCTCCGGCGGGATCAGCGACCGGCTGCTGCGGATGTCGGTCGGCCTCGAGGACGTCGAGGACCTGTGGCGTGACCTGACCCAGGCGCTCAGTGCGGGGCCCGTCCAGGCCCCGCGCCGGGAGCCGGCCGCGCGGGCGTAG
- a CDS encoding SMC family ATPase has translation MRLHRLAITAFGPFGTTQEIDFDTLSSAGLFLLHGPTGAGKTSVLDAVCFALYGAVPGARQSPGTTLRSDHAVPGTYTEVTLDLTVGGRRLEITRRPAQQRPKKRGGGFTTEKAQSWLREYDTETGTWRALSRSHQEIGEEIGQLLGMSRDQFCQVVLLPQGDFARFLRADAEARGKLLGRLFDTRRFAAVEDRLAELRKAAEREVREGDERLLALAHRTAQAAGATGPAAAPVEQRPGEPGLAEAVQTRAALARTDAREALDIARLRLAAAERRQAAARAALDAERELADRQARHADALRRQEELTARRPLRDQWQTALDRSLKADRVAPALALREHAERAHRTATDARERARAVLPPDLAEAGAEQLSTLERRLREELGGLESARRAERRSAEIAAERAALDREARADEEFLLDASAWLAGWEPHRAALQRRVEAAQEAAARAEQLAGRLEPARRRLVAARRRDELAAELATARERLTTARERRNEAHEHWLDVKSRRLRGIAAELAAALRPGAPCQVCGSADHPAPARTTADHVDRAAEDAAYAAYSRADEARTTAETTVAATTEAHEAARREVLAGTPGDGRTAADSTRGAVRATDGAVDGPAAATGEGPEAARREVLAGTRGDGRTAADSTRGAVRATDGAVDGPAAATGEGPEAAPSGAEGEPAAAGSATGPVRARDDIGGEPAAEAPAATRAQARAAGGALDGPAAPSAGGDRGDRSGAEPTVAELAREVDELARQYAEAHALAAQTHAAREALARAEREHEERQAERGEAERRMAARTSLREALEQQQAALEAELTGARGESVSVAAHATLLERRIALLTEAAETVRGAELAARGLKEADDRLADAAFRAGFDTPAEAAAALLDETARRDLQQRVDTWQAEAAAVADRLREAATAAAAALPPADPATAEAAHTAAERALREADTALATARERAGALDRLSRQVDAEVRRLGPIREEYERVARLAGLTAGTSAENERKMRLESYVLAARLEQVAAAATARLQRMSSGRYALVHSDARSGGRRAGLGLHVVDAWTGNERDTATLSGGETFFASLALALGLADVVTDEAGGIRLDTLFIDEGFGSLDDQTLDEVLDVLDSLRERDRSVGIVSHVGDLRRRIPAQLEVVKARHGSAVRLRTGGEALSG, from the coding sequence ATGAGGCTCCACCGCCTGGCGATCACCGCGTTCGGCCCCTTCGGCACCACTCAGGAGATCGACTTCGACACCCTGTCGTCGGCCGGTCTCTTCCTGCTCCACGGACCGACCGGCGCCGGCAAGACCTCCGTCCTCGACGCCGTCTGCTTCGCCCTGTACGGAGCCGTCCCCGGCGCCCGCCAGAGCCCCGGCACCACCCTGCGCAGCGACCACGCCGTCCCCGGCACCTACACCGAGGTCACCCTCGACCTGACCGTGGGCGGGCGGCGCCTGGAGATCACCCGCCGCCCCGCCCAGCAGCGCCCCAAGAAGCGCGGCGGCGGCTTCACCACGGAGAAGGCCCAGAGCTGGCTGCGCGAGTACGACACCGAGACCGGCACCTGGCGGGCGCTCAGCCGCTCCCACCAGGAGATCGGCGAGGAGATCGGCCAGCTCCTCGGCATGAGCCGCGACCAGTTCTGCCAGGTCGTGCTGCTGCCCCAGGGCGACTTCGCCCGCTTCCTGCGCGCCGACGCCGAAGCACGCGGCAAGCTCCTCGGCCGGCTCTTCGACACCCGCCGCTTCGCGGCCGTCGAGGACCGCCTCGCCGAGCTGCGCAAGGCCGCCGAGCGCGAGGTCCGCGAGGGCGACGAGCGGCTCCTCGCCCTCGCCCACCGGACGGCCCAGGCCGCCGGCGCCACCGGCCCGGCCGCCGCCCCCGTCGAACAGCGCCCCGGCGAGCCGGGCCTCGCCGAGGCCGTCCAGACCCGCGCCGCCCTCGCCCGCACCGACGCCCGCGAAGCCCTCGACATCGCCCGTCTGCGGCTGGCCGCCGCCGAGCGACGGCAGGCCGCCGCCCGCGCCGCGCTCGACGCCGAGCGCGAGCTCGCCGACCGGCAGGCCCGGCACGCCGACGCGCTGCGCCGCCAGGAGGAGCTGACCGCCCGGCGCCCGCTGCGCGACCAGTGGCAGACCGCCCTCGACCGCTCCCTCAAGGCCGACCGGGTCGCCCCCGCGCTCGCCCTGCGCGAGCACGCCGAGCGCGCCCACCGCACCGCGACCGACGCCCGCGAGCGCGCCCGGGCGGTGCTGCCGCCCGACCTCGCCGAAGCCGGTGCCGAACAGCTCTCCACCCTGGAGCGCCGGCTCCGCGAGGAGCTCGGCGGCCTGGAGTCCGCCCGCCGGGCCGAACGGCGCAGCGCCGAGATCGCCGCCGAGCGCGCCGCCCTCGACCGCGAGGCACGCGCCGACGAGGAGTTCCTCCTCGACGCCTCCGCCTGGCTGGCCGGCTGGGAACCGCACCGCGCCGCGCTCCAGCGGCGCGTCGAGGCCGCCCAGGAGGCCGCGGCCCGCGCCGAGCAGCTCGCCGGACGCCTCGAACCGGCCCGCCGACGGCTCGTCGCCGCCCGCCGCCGCGACGAGCTCGCCGCCGAACTCGCCACCGCCCGCGAGCGGCTCACCACCGCCCGCGAACGGCGCAACGAGGCCCACGAGCACTGGCTCGACGTCAAGTCCCGCCGCCTGCGCGGCATCGCCGCCGAACTCGCCGCCGCGCTCCGTCCCGGCGCCCCCTGCCAGGTCTGCGGCTCCGCCGACCACCCGGCCCCCGCCCGTACCACCGCCGACCACGTCGACCGCGCCGCCGAGGACGCCGCCTACGCCGCGTACTCCCGCGCCGACGAGGCCCGCACCACCGCCGAGACCACCGTCGCCGCGACCACCGAGGCCCACGAGGCCGCCCGCCGGGAAGTGCTGGCGGGCACGCCGGGTGACGGGCGGACGGCCGCGGACTCGACGCGGGGTGCGGTCCGGGCGACCGACGGCGCCGTGGACGGGCCCGCCGCCGCGACCGGCGAGGGCCCCGAGGCCGCCCGCCGGGAAGTGCTGGCGGGCACGCGGGGCGACGGGCGGACGGCCGCGGACTCGACGCGGGGTGCGGTCCGGGCGACCGACGGCGCCGTGGACGGGCCCGCCGCCGCGACCGGCGAAGGCCCCGAGGCCGCGCCGTCCGGTGCCGAGGGCGAGCCGGCGGCCGCGGGTTCGGCGACGGGCCCCGTGCGGGCGAGGGACGACATCGGAGGCGAACCGGCCGCCGAGGCGCCCGCGGCCACCCGCGCGCAGGCCCGGGCGGCCGGCGGCGCCCTGGACGGACCCGCCGCCCCGTCCGCCGGTGGTGACCGGGGCGACCGGTCCGGCGCCGAGCCCACCGTCGCCGAACTCGCCCGCGAGGTCGACGAGCTGGCGCGGCAGTACGCCGAGGCCCACGCGCTCGCCGCGCAGACGCACGCCGCGCGGGAGGCGCTCGCGCGGGCCGAGCGGGAGCACGAGGAGCGGCAGGCCGAGCGGGGTGAGGCCGAACGGCGGATGGCGGCGCGGACCTCGCTCCGGGAAGCGCTGGAGCAGCAACAGGCCGCCCTGGAGGCGGAGCTGACCGGGGCGCGGGGCGAGTCCGTCAGTGTCGCCGCGCACGCCACGCTCCTGGAACGCCGGATCGCCCTCCTGACCGAGGCCGCCGAGACGGTGCGGGGCGCCGAACTCGCCGCCCGCGGACTGAAGGAGGCCGACGACCGGCTCGCCGACGCCGCCTTCCGGGCGGGATTCGACACCCCGGCCGAGGCCGCCGCCGCGCTCCTCGACGAGACCGCGCGCCGTGACCTCCAGCAGCGCGTCGACACCTGGCAGGCCGAGGCCGCGGCCGTCGCCGACCGGCTCCGCGAGGCCGCCACCGCGGCCGCCGCCGCGCTCCCGCCCGCCGACCCGGCGACCGCCGAGGCCGCCCACACCGCCGCCGAGCGGGCCCTGCGCGAGGCGGACACCGCGCTCGCGACCGCACGCGAGCGCGCCGGGGCCCTGGACCGGCTCTCCCGCCAGGTCGACGCCGAGGTCCGCCGGCTCGGCCCGATCCGCGAGGAGTACGAGCGGGTGGCCAGGCTCGCCGGCCTCACCGCCGGCACCTCCGCGGAGAACGAGCGCAAGATGCGCCTGGAGTCGTACGTGCTCGCGGCCCGCCTCGAGCAGGTCGCCGCCGCGGCCACCGCCCGGCTCCAGCGCATGTCCTCGGGGCGTTACGCGCTCGTCCACTCCGACGCCCGCAGCGGCGGCCGGCGGGCCGGTCTCGGCCTGCACGTGGTCGACGCCTGGACCGGCAACGAGCGCGACACCGCGACCCTCTCCGGCGGCGAGACCTTCTTCGCCTCCCTCGCGCTGGCCCTCGGCCTCGCCGACGTCGTCACCGACGAGGCCGGCGGGATCCGGCTCGACACCCTCTTCATCGACGAGGGCTTCGGCAGCCTCGACGACCAGACCCTCGACGAGGTCCTGGACGTCCTGGACTCGCTGCGCGAGCGGGACCGCAGCGTCGGCATCGTCAGCCACGTCGGCGACCTGCGCCGCCGCATCCCGGCCCAGCTGGAGGTCGTCAAGGCGCGGCACGGATCCGCGGTCCGGCTCCGTACGGGCGGGGAGGCCCTCAGCGGCTGA
- a CDS encoding Lrp/AsnC family transcriptional regulator: MADSVVLDAVDLHILRLLQNDARSTYRELAAEVGVAPSTCLDRVARLRRTGVILGHRLQLNPAKLGRGLEALLLVQVRPHRRELIGPFVDRIRALPESRALFHLTGPDDYLVHVAVADPADLQRLVLDEFTSRREVARVETRLIFQQWECGPLLPPTPSAHLSSD, from the coding sequence ATGGCCGATTCTGTCGTACTGGACGCGGTCGATCTGCACATTCTTCGCTTGTTGCAGAACGACGCCCGGTCCACCTACCGCGAGCTCGCCGCCGAGGTCGGCGTGGCTCCGTCCACCTGCCTGGACCGGGTGGCCCGGCTCCGCCGCACCGGTGTGATCCTCGGACACCGGCTACAGCTGAATCCGGCCAAACTCGGCCGGGGGCTCGAAGCCCTGTTGCTCGTCCAGGTCCGGCCCCACCGGCGGGAACTCATCGGACCGTTCGTGGATCGCATCCGCGCCCTGCCGGAGTCCCGGGCCCTGTTCCATCTCACCGGGCCCGACGACTACTTGGTGCACGTGGCCGTCGCGGACCCCGCCGACCTGCAACGACTGGTCCTGGACGAGTTCACCTCGCGGCGCGAGGTGGCGCGGGTGGAGACCCGGCTGATCTTCCAGCAGTGGGAGTGCGGCCCCTTGCTGCCGCCCACGCCGAGCGCTCATTTGTCGTCCGACTGA
- a CDS encoding DUF885 domain-containing protein, whose amino-acid sequence MPESSSTALPRQVADAYVDALIELDPITGTFLGVRESAGRLPDFSPAGQEAVADLARRTLARLDEAERQPGAKDEAEQRCARLLRERLTAQLLVHEADEGLCAVSNLRSPAHSVRISFTMLPTATAADWTAVAERLRAVPAALEGYRASLALGLERGMRGGPRATATFVGQLTEWAVAGGAGPDGTARGWFEGFAAGAGEAAGAEVSEELRTELAAAGAGADLAVVELRDWMRDVYAPAVADAPDTVGRERYRRWSRFFNGTDLDLDQAYAYGWSEYHRLLDEMRREAERILPGAGPWEALAHLDEHGTHIEGVEEVRAWLQQLMDEAITSLDGTHFELAERVRRVESRIAPPGGAAAPYYTGPSEDFSRPGRTWLPVDGQTRFPVYDLVSTWYHEGVPGHHLQIAQWVHVADRLSRYQATIGKVSANTEGWALYAERLMDELGFLGDPERRLGYLDGQMMRACRVIVDIGMHLGLEIPADSPFRPGERWTPELAQEFFQMHSSRPPAFVESEMTRYLSVPAQAIGYKLGERAWLLGRANARAAHGDAFDAKAWHMAALSQGPLGLDDLVDEISRL is encoded by the coding sequence ATGCCAGAGTCTTCCAGCACCGCTCTTCCCCGCCAGGTCGCCGACGCGTACGTCGACGCGCTCATCGAACTCGACCCGATCACCGGCACGTTCCTCGGAGTGCGGGAGAGCGCGGGCCGTCTGCCCGACTTCTCGCCCGCCGGTCAGGAGGCGGTGGCCGACCTCGCCCGGCGCACCCTCGCCCGGCTCGACGAGGCCGAGCGGCAGCCCGGGGCGAAGGACGAGGCGGAACAGCGCTGTGCCCGGCTGCTGCGGGAGCGGCTGACCGCCCAGCTCCTCGTGCACGAGGCGGACGAAGGTCTGTGCGCGGTGAGCAACCTCCGCTCCCCCGCGCACAGCGTGCGCATCTCCTTCACCATGCTGCCCACCGCGACCGCGGCGGACTGGACGGCCGTCGCCGAGCGGCTGCGGGCGGTCCCGGCGGCCCTGGAGGGCTATCGGGCCTCGCTCGCGCTCGGCCTGGAGCGGGGCATGCGCGGCGGACCGCGGGCGACGGCCACCTTCGTCGGCCAGCTCACCGAGTGGGCGGTCGCCGGCGGCGCGGGCCCGGACGGGACGGCCCGCGGCTGGTTCGAGGGGTTCGCCGCCGGCGCCGGGGAGGCGGCCGGGGCGGAGGTCTCCGAGGAGCTGCGGACCGAGCTCGCGGCGGCGGGCGCCGGCGCCGACCTGGCCGTGGTGGAGCTGCGGGACTGGATGCGCGACGTGTACGCCCCGGCGGTGGCCGACGCGCCCGACACGGTGGGCCGCGAGCGCTACCGCCGCTGGTCGCGCTTCTTCAACGGCACCGACCTGGACCTCGACCAGGCGTACGCGTACGGCTGGTCCGAATATCACCGGCTCCTGGACGAGATGCGGCGCGAGGCCGAACGGATCCTGCCGGGCGCCGGTCCCTGGGAGGCGCTCGCCCATCTCGACGAGCACGGCACGCACATCGAGGGCGTGGAGGAGGTACGCGCCTGGCTCCAGCAGCTGATGGACGAGGCGATCACGTCACTGGACGGCACCCACTTCGAACTCGCCGAGCGGGTCCGGCGGGTGGAGTCCCGGATCGCCCCGCCCGGCGGCGCCGCCGCCCCCTACTACACCGGCCCGTCGGAGGACTTCTCCCGCCCCGGCCGCACCTGGCTGCCGGTCGACGGACAGACCCGCTTCCCGGTGTACGACCTGGTGTCGACCTGGTACCACGAGGGCGTGCCCGGACACCACCTGCAGATCGCGCAGTGGGTGCACGTGGCCGACCGGCTCTCCCGCTACCAGGCGACCATCGGCAAGGTCAGCGCCAACACCGAGGGCTGGGCGCTGTACGCGGAGCGGCTCATGGACGAACTGGGCTTCCTCGGCGACCCGGAGCGGCGGCTCGGCTACCTGGACGGCCAGATGATGCGGGCCTGCCGGGTGATCGTCGACATCGGCATGCACCTGGGGCTCGAGATCCCGGCGGACTCGCCGTTCCGCCCCGGCGAGCGGTGGACACCGGAGCTGGCGCAGGAGTTCTTCCAGATGCACAGCAGCCGCCCGCCGGCCTTCGTGGAGAGCGAGATGACCCGCTATCTCTCCGTCCCGGCCCAGGCCATCGGTTACAAGCTGGGCGAGCGGGCGTGGCTGCTCGGCCGGGCCAACGCCCGTGCCGCGCACGGCGACGCCTTCGACGCGAAGGCGTGGCACATGGCGGCCCTGTCGCAGGGGCCGCTGGGGCTCGACGACCTGGTGGACGAGATCTCCCGCCTCTGA
- a CDS encoding Lrp/AsnC family transcriptional regulator, whose product MTSGYTPDATDWRIIEALQEQGRASFAELARAVSMSASAVTERVRRLEEAGVIAGYTAVIDQERLGLPILAFVRLRYPHGNYKPFHDLVATTPEVLEAHHVTGDDCFVMKVAARSMKHLEQIAGKVGALGPVTTSVVYSSPLPRRPISR is encoded by the coding sequence ATGACCAGCGGATACACCCCCGACGCCACGGACTGGCGGATCATCGAGGCCCTCCAGGAGCAGGGCCGGGCCAGCTTCGCCGAACTCGCCCGGGCCGTGTCGATGTCCGCCTCGGCCGTCACCGAGCGGGTGCGGCGCCTGGAGGAGGCCGGAGTGATCGCCGGCTACACGGCCGTGATCGACCAGGAACGGCTGGGACTGCCGATCCTCGCCTTCGTCCGGTTGCGTTATCCGCACGGCAACTACAAGCCCTTCCACGACCTGGTCGCGACCACCCCCGAGGTCCTGGAGGCGCACCACGTCACCGGTGACGACTGCTTCGTGATGAAGGTCGCCGCCCGCTCCATGAAGCACCTGGAGCAGATCGCCGGGAAGGTCGGCGCGCTCGGCCCGGTCACCACCAGCGTGGTCTACTCCTCGCCGCTCCCCCGCCGCCCGATCAGCCGCTGA